In Dermacentor andersoni chromosome 4, qqDerAnde1_hic_scaffold, whole genome shotgun sequence, the following proteins share a genomic window:
- the LOC126530485 gene encoding uncharacterized protein isoform X1 translates to MLSQVIIMACATVAAVRSNVGTVAPNYGGASQQVQQPQPQQQPLFQYHPSFYPPPLPYPPFPYSLSPYQLSHYQPELCPPQQPHHGLRGLSGHMSFMPTNDGGFFFNNPRSPADLGQYRHSAGERDSSEPVIMGLGRSNGAVGHSGGSPVRARRHVPFSGHHAKH, encoded by the exons ATGCTTTCTCAG GTGATCATTATGGCGTGCGCGACCGTGGCCGCAGTCCGGAGCAACGTCGGCACAGTAGCACCCAACTATGGCGGCGCCAGCCAGCAGGTACAACAGCCACAACCTCAACAG CAGCCTCTGTTCCAGTACCATCCGAGCTTCTACCCACCACCGCTGCCCTACCCGCCCTTCCCCTACTCGCTGAGCCCTTACCAGCTGAGTCACTACCAGCCGGAGCTGTGTCCTCCGCAGCAGCCTCACCACGGTCTCCGCGGCCTGTCCGGTCACATGAGCTTCATGCCAACCAACGATGGCGGGTTCTTCTTCAACAATCCCAGGAGCCCGGCTGACTTGGGCCAATACCGCCATTCGGCGGGAGAGCGCGACTCCAGCGAGCCGGTCATCATGGGCCTGGGACGCAGCAACGGCGCGGTTGGCCACAGTGGTGGAAGCCCCGTGCGCGCCCGACGCCACGTGCCGTTTTCTGGTCATCATGCCAAGCACTGA
- the LOC126530485 gene encoding uncharacterized protein isoform X2, giving the protein MLSQVIIMACATVAAVRSNVGTVAPNYGGASQQVQQPQPQQPLFQYHPSFYPPPLPYPPFPYSLSPYQLSHYQPELCPPQQPHHGLRGLSGHMSFMPTNDGGFFFNNPRSPADLGQYRHSAGERDSSEPVIMGLGRSNGAVGHSGGSPVRARRHVPFSGHHAKH; this is encoded by the exons ATGCTTTCTCAG GTGATCATTATGGCGTGCGCGACCGTGGCCGCAGTCCGGAGCAACGTCGGCACAGTAGCACCCAACTATGGCGGCGCCAGCCAGCAGGTACAACAGCCACAACCTCAACAG CCTCTGTTCCAGTACCATCCGAGCTTCTACCCACCACCGCTGCCCTACCCGCCCTTCCCCTACTCGCTGAGCCCTTACCAGCTGAGTCACTACCAGCCGGAGCTGTGTCCTCCGCAGCAGCCTCACCACGGTCTCCGCGGCCTGTCCGGTCACATGAGCTTCATGCCAACCAACGATGGCGGGTTCTTCTTCAACAATCCCAGGAGCCCGGCTGACTTGGGCCAATACCGCCATTCGGCGGGAGAGCGCGACTCCAGCGAGCCGGTCATCATGGGCCTGGGACGCAGCAACGGCGCGGTTGGCCACAGTGGTGGAAGCCCCGTGCGCGCCCGACGCCACGTGCCGTTTTCTGGTCATCATGCCAAGCACTGA